The following proteins are encoded in a genomic region of Gimesia algae:
- a CDS encoding FliM/FliN family flagellar motor switch protein, whose protein sequence is MPAITESFNQCFDYQYRLEMGESGVWSPEELGESFQGPGLVALFRFGDEAMVGLFPADLPLPDWYSEPGDSQTSRLQTLALEWSMNLIPMDLGDVDEFKTYYVDNLASEVSACAPSEWAALLRINLFSSEEESDGQSPSAVIPVIWPLTKLPVTESAEEPEADPAPQPSSSSASQATPQMAQAIPANQNPLNPLNRLNKLPVQAIVKLASKKIEMNQLLSICPGSLITFDKPCEDPLELYINNQVYCQGEAVKIGENFGLKIDHVGFKKEYEPKIIEF, encoded by the coding sequence ATGCCTGCAATTACAGAATCTTTCAACCAGTGTTTCGATTATCAATATCGACTGGAAATGGGGGAGTCTGGTGTCTGGTCGCCTGAAGAACTGGGGGAATCTTTCCAGGGTCCTGGTCTGGTTGCCCTGTTTCGATTTGGTGACGAGGCAATGGTTGGTCTGTTCCCTGCGGATCTGCCTTTACCTGACTGGTACTCAGAACCGGGTGACTCACAGACATCGCGTCTGCAGACACTGGCTTTGGAATGGTCAATGAATCTGATCCCGATGGATCTGGGTGACGTTGACGAATTCAAAACCTATTACGTAGACAATTTAGCAAGCGAAGTGTCAGCATGTGCTCCCAGTGAATGGGCGGCATTATTGCGTATCAATTTATTTTCCTCAGAAGAAGAGAGCGACGGCCAGAGCCCGAGTGCTGTGATCCCTGTAATTTGGCCACTGACGAAACTGCCAGTTACAGAATCTGCTGAAGAACCCGAAGCAGATCCAGCACCGCAGCCGTCCTCTTCCTCTGCTTCTCAAGCGACGCCACAGATGGCCCAGGCAATTCCTGCTAACCAGAACCCGCTCAATCCGCTGAATCGGCTCAATAAACTGCCGGTGCAGGCAATCGTGAAACTGGCATCCAAAAAAATTGAAATGAACCAGTTACTTTCCATCTGTCCCGGTTCTCTGATCACCTTTGATAAACCCTGTGAAGATCCCCTGGAACTGTATATCAACAATCAGGTTTATTGTCAGGGAGAAGCAGTCAAGATCGGTGAAAACTTTGGGTTGAAAATTGATCACGTCGGTTTCAAAAAAGAGTACGAACCCAAGATCATCGAGTTTTAA
- a CDS encoding TIGR00266 family protein, which translates to MRCHEVDYEIFGSDLQIVEIILDPGESVVAEAGSMNYMEEGIRFEARMGDGSQPNDGFFGKIFKAGKRMLSGESLFMTHFTNEGSRQQRVAFAAPYPGKIIAIDMDKVGGAITCQKDSFLCAALGTEVTMAFNKRLGSGFFGGEGFILQELRGDGMAFVHAGGTVIKKKLNGETLRVDTGCIVAFTGDIDYSIEKAGNLKSMVLGGEGLFLATLRGHGTVLLQSLPFSRLADRVLAHAPAAGGSSAGEGSVLGGLGDMFGDR; encoded by the coding sequence ATGCGCTGTCATGAAGTGGACTACGAAATATTTGGTTCGGATCTGCAGATTGTGGAGATCATTCTGGATCCGGGAGAATCGGTGGTTGCTGAAGCCGGCTCCATGAACTACATGGAAGAGGGAATCCGTTTTGAAGCACGGATGGGGGATGGGTCTCAACCCAATGACGGCTTTTTTGGAAAAATATTCAAAGCGGGAAAACGCATGCTGTCGGGTGAGTCACTGTTTATGACACACTTTACGAACGAGGGATCGCGGCAGCAGCGCGTGGCGTTTGCGGCTCCCTACCCGGGAAAAATAATCGCCATCGATATGGATAAAGTGGGCGGTGCCATTACCTGCCAGAAAGATTCGTTTCTGTGTGCCGCTTTAGGCACGGAAGTCACCATGGCGTTTAACAAACGACTGGGATCAGGGTTCTTTGGCGGAGAGGGTTTTATTCTCCAGGAACTGCGGGGTGACGGGATGGCGTTTGTCCATGCGGGGGGAACCGTCATCAAAAAGAAACTCAACGGAGAAACGCTCCGTGTGGATACAGGCTGTATTGTCGCGTTTACCGGAGACATCGACTACAGCATCGAAAAAGCCGGCAATTTGAAGTCGATGGTTCTGGGAGGAGAAGGTCTGTTTCTGGCAACCCTGCGCGGACACGGGACCGTGCTGTTGCAGAGTCTGCCTTTTTCCCGGCTGGCTGATCGCGTTCTGGCACACGCGCCGGCTGCCGGCGGATCTTCCGCAGGGGAAGGCTCCGTGCTGGGAGGACTGGGAGACATGTTTGGCGACCGCTGA
- a CDS encoding DUF3592 domain-containing protein, whose translation MIVKRDRMQKVGRRLIMFLGFIFLLVGYVMAYQKGLPLIEQARASTGWPVTTGEVLESDVKSHRSSNSKSSTYSAHVVYRYQIEDKNYEAQTVWFGSDISTSDKSLAENTVKKYPVNQSVTVYYDPQHPVAAVLEPGVFMTTWFYYLFGWAFLGAGILMTGIPLFRSFFRLFISRGSQNSANIAE comes from the coding sequence ATGATTGTCAAACGGGACCGCATGCAAAAAGTCGGGCGCAGGCTGATCATGTTTCTGGGATTCATTTTTCTGCTGGTCGGCTATGTGATGGCTTATCAAAAAGGGCTACCCCTCATCGAACAGGCCCGCGCCAGCACAGGCTGGCCTGTAACGACCGGTGAGGTCCTCGAATCAGATGTGAAATCGCATCGCAGCAGTAATTCGAAATCCTCTACCTATTCTGCGCACGTCGTTTATCGCTACCAGATCGAAGACAAAAACTATGAAGCGCAAACGGTCTGGTTTGGCAGCGATATTTCGACTTCTGACAAATCACTGGCAGAGAACACCGTCAAAAAATATCCCGTCAATCAGAGTGTGACCGTGTATTACGATCCTCAGCATCCGGTAGCAGCAGTGCTGGAGCCAGGCGTCTTCATGACCACCTGGTTTTACTACCTGTTTGGCTGGGCATTTCTGGGAGCGGGCATCCTGATGACGGGGATTCCACTGTTTAGATCATTTTTTCGACTGTTTATCAGCAGGGGATCGCAGAATTCGGCAAATATTGCTGAATGA
- a CDS encoding RrF2 family transcriptional regulator, whose translation MFSQTVEYALRAIVHLADQAPNPCTTEQIAKATKVPQAYLSKVLQSLRQSSIVHSQRGIGGGISLVKTPEELNLLEVVNAVDPICRIKTCPLGLKGHGANLCPLHRKLDDAMRETETAFAETTLAQILSSSTSSYPLCNEPHERLPQLGGTTTSPAS comes from the coding sequence ATGTTTTCCCAGACTGTTGAATACGCACTTCGAGCAATTGTTCATTTGGCGGATCAGGCTCCCAACCCCTGTACCACTGAGCAAATCGCAAAAGCCACCAAAGTACCTCAGGCCTATCTTTCGAAAGTGCTCCAGAGTTTACGGCAGTCAAGCATTGTGCATTCTCAGCGGGGAATTGGTGGCGGCATCTCTCTGGTCAAGACACCCGAGGAACTGAATCTGCTGGAAGTGGTCAATGCCGTCGATCCCATCTGCCGCATCAAAACCTGCCCACTGGGTTTAAAAGGACATGGTGCCAATTTATGTCCGCTGCATCGCAAACTCGACGATGCCATGCGTGAAACAGAAACCGCTTTTGCAGAAACCACGCTGGCACAGATCCTCTCGTCTTCTACCAGCAGCTACCCTCTATGCAATGAACCTCACGAGCGGTTGCCCCAGTTGGGCGGCACTACGACCTCTCCTGCCAGCTGA
- a CDS encoding protoglobin family protein: MRQIDEEKLESDLTYRFQYLVDFIGITADDLETIHATAAALAPLVPSLVDAVYDQLFRYDCTKRHFVPRQHGYEGETPESIETLTLDHEMIQFRKQHLGRYLEALVTRDYDEKMVQYLDLVGKIHTPQAGSPTLDVPLVQMNALMGFVSTALINTILGLNLDRATEIKTLTAFNKLLWVQNDLINRHYQA; encoded by the coding sequence ATGAGGCAGATTGATGAAGAAAAACTGGAATCCGATCTGACCTATCGATTTCAGTATCTGGTTGATTTTATTGGAATTACGGCAGACGACTTAGAGACGATTCATGCAACTGCAGCCGCGCTTGCCCCCCTGGTTCCTTCCCTGGTCGATGCGGTGTATGATCAATTGTTCCGATATGATTGCACGAAACGCCATTTTGTGCCACGCCAACATGGTTACGAAGGCGAAACTCCTGAAAGTATCGAGACCCTGACTCTGGATCATGAAATGATTCAGTTTCGCAAACAGCATCTGGGCCGTTATCTGGAAGCGCTGGTCACCCGAGACTATGACGAAAAAATGGTGCAGTATCTGGATCTGGTGGGTAAAATTCATACTCCCCAAGCAGGTAGTCCGACTCTGGACGTGCCTCTCGTACAGATGAACGCCTTGATGGGATTTGTCTCAACCGCGTTGATTAATACAATCCTTGGTCTGAACCTGGATCGCGCAACAGAAATCAAAACATTAACGGCGTTCAACAAACTGCTCTGGGTTCAGAATGATTTGATCAACCGTCACTACCAGGCTTGA
- a CDS encoding outer membrane protein assembly factor BamB family protein: MKFVTPFLCSLACLLLMACSEASPETVAAGESTAPPKSLPPVIAEVSFKNARTKSAPVPQPGFWPHWLGPNYDGISSETTWRSDWTDKPPQVSWRRNVGTGYSSISAADGRLYTMGHNEGNESVYCLDAETGEIIWEQSYPAELVNHLNAGGPGATPTIDGEFLFTNSRDGRLICFEIKTGKIVWEKKLTEAYEMEVPEWGFTCSPLIQGEKLLIEAGRLVALEKRTGKELWKSTPHMPGYGTPAPFELDGKKYLALLNNDCLTIARASDGVEVTTFNWPSPFDTNSTTPIIDGNTIFISSGYHKGCALLEFDNKKLTARYTNKDMKNHFNNSVLFQKHYYGMDGNSNLGRIVRLNCLDQQTGKIKWREAGFGCGSVLISDGKLIILSDEGTLVTAKASPEAYQEISRFKVLDDQCWTVPLLCGGRIYCRDSSGNIACVDVRQPAPDQ, from the coding sequence ATGAAATTTGTCACCCCGTTTCTGTGTTCGCTTGCCTGCCTGCTCCTGATGGCCTGCAGTGAAGCGTCACCTGAAACCGTTGCAGCCGGCGAATCCACTGCGCCACCGAAGTCGCTGCCGCCTGTGATTGCAGAAGTCTCATTCAAAAATGCCCGTACAAAGTCTGCACCTGTTCCACAGCCGGGTTTCTGGCCACACTGGCTGGGTCCGAACTACGATGGTATTTCGAGCGAAACCACCTGGCGATCAGACTGGACCGACAAACCACCACAGGTCAGCTGGCGCAGGAATGTGGGAACCGGTTACAGTTCGATTTCTGCTGCCGACGGTCGCCTGTATACGATGGGCCACAACGAAGGCAATGAAAGTGTGTACTGTCTGGATGCAGAGACCGGCGAAATTATCTGGGAGCAGAGTTATCCGGCAGAGCTGGTCAATCATCTGAATGCGGGAGGCCCCGGAGCCACGCCGACCATTGATGGCGAATTTCTGTTTACCAACAGCCGCGACGGCAGGTTGATCTGCTTTGAAATCAAAACGGGCAAGATCGTCTGGGAGAAGAAATTAACCGAAGCCTATGAGATGGAGGTCCCCGAGTGGGGCTTTACCTGTTCGCCACTGATTCAGGGTGAAAAACTGCTGATCGAAGCCGGACGCCTGGTCGCGCTGGAGAAACGTACGGGAAAAGAACTCTGGAAATCCACGCCTCACATGCCCGGCTATGGAACGCCGGCTCCCTTCGAACTGGATGGAAAAAAGTATCTGGCCCTGCTGAATAACGACTGCCTCACAATTGCCCGCGCCTCGGATGGTGTCGAAGTCACCACCTTCAACTGGCCTTCCCCCTTTGATACGAATTCCACCACACCGATCATCGACGGCAATACGATTTTTATCTCATCGGGTTACCATAAGGGTTGTGCTCTACTCGAATTTGATAATAAGAAACTCACCGCCCGCTACACGAATAAAGACATGAAGAACCACTTCAACAATAGCGTGCTGTTTCAGAAGCACTATTATGGCATGGATGGGAATTCCAATCTGGGCCGCATCGTGCGACTGAACTGCCTGGACCAGCAGACGGGTAAAATCAAATGGCGTGAAGCGGGTTTTGGCTGCGGCTCGGTCTTGATTTCAGATGGTAAGCTGATCATCCTCTCTGATGAAGGAACCCTCGTCACCGCGAAAGCGTCTCCTGAAGCCTATCAGGAAATTTCCCGTTTCAAGGTACTCGATGATCAATGCTGGACAGTTCCCCTGCTCTGTGGCGGGCGCATCTACTGCCGCGACTCCTCTGGGAATATCGCCTGCGTAGATGTCCGCCAGCCAGCGCCGGATCAGTAG
- the aspS gene encoding aspartate--tRNA ligase, whose protein sequence is MLRTHTCGELRTDHVGQTVTLAGWVIRGRDHGGLAFIDLRDRYGVTQIVFNPDRDADMHELARSLRAEDVIQVSGEVVLRDDRENEKLATGKIEIRAHELKVLNKSKTPPFEPGTSELPNEELRLTYRFLDLRSERLQEALIVRHRLTKLTRDYFDEHQFLEIETPILGRSTPEGARDYLVPSRVHEGSFYALPQSPQIYKQILMIGGYDRYMQIARCFRDEDLRADRQPEFTQIDIEMAFVEQEDILTLVDGLIARILKDLRNIEITEPLPRFDYHDVMEKYGSDKPDLRFGLELIDVGEIAASCDFAVFKKTMETGGRVRGLNAKAAADRYSRKDIDGLTAFVGEYGAKGLAFFKVTEEGLHSPIAKFFSDEDKQKIMEAMQAEVGDLLFFVADQCSVTSAALAALRNRLGKELELYGVDDFECCWVVNFPLLSYNEDEKRWDAEHHPFCQPVEEDVQYFESDPAKVRAQSYDLVMNGYELASGSVRVHDQKVQQTIFDLLGISAEEAEERFGFLLQALRYGAPPHAGAALGLDRLVMLLCGNDNIRDVIAFPKTQKAADLLSGAPSEVDPHQLRDLRIKVDIPK, encoded by the coding sequence GTGTTACGAACACATACCTGTGGCGAATTAAGAACAGATCATGTCGGGCAGACAGTCACACTGGCGGGCTGGGTGATCCGCGGTCGCGACCATGGCGGCCTGGCATTCATCGACCTGCGCGATCGCTACGGAGTGACTCAGATTGTGTTCAACCCCGATCGTGACGCTGATATGCACGAGCTGGCCCGCTCACTGCGTGCGGAAGATGTGATTCAGGTCTCCGGCGAAGTGGTGCTGCGGGATGACCGGGAAAACGAAAAACTGGCGACCGGAAAAATTGAGATCCGCGCCCACGAACTCAAAGTACTCAACAAAAGTAAAACGCCTCCGTTTGAACCGGGCACAAGCGAACTACCGAACGAAGAACTGCGGTTGACCTATCGTTTCCTGGATCTGCGCAGCGAACGTCTGCAGGAAGCGTTAATCGTTCGACATCGTCTGACCAAACTGACCCGCGACTATTTCGACGAGCATCAGTTCCTGGAAATCGAAACACCGATTTTGGGACGCAGCACACCGGAAGGCGCCCGCGACTACCTGGTTCCCAGTCGCGTCCATGAAGGCAGCTTTTATGCATTGCCTCAATCGCCACAAATTTACAAACAGATCCTGATGATTGGCGGCTATGACCGCTACATGCAGATTGCACGCTGCTTCCGTGATGAAGACCTGCGAGCCGATCGTCAGCCGGAATTCACCCAGATCGACATCGAGATGGCATTTGTCGAACAGGAAGACATCCTGACTTTAGTCGATGGCCTGATCGCCCGCATTCTCAAAGATTTGCGGAACATCGAAATCACAGAGCCACTCCCCCGTTTTGACTATCATGATGTCATGGAAAAATACGGTTCCGATAAACCGGATCTGCGATTTGGCCTGGAACTGATCGACGTGGGTGAGATTGCAGCCAGCTGTGACTTCGCCGTCTTCAAGAAAACCATGGAGACCGGCGGCCGTGTCAGAGGTTTGAATGCCAAAGCCGCCGCCGACCGCTACAGCCGTAAAGACATTGACGGTCTGACCGCTTTTGTCGGCGAATACGGGGCCAAAGGGCTGGCCTTCTTCAAAGTCACCGAGGAGGGACTGCACTCCCCGATTGCGAAATTCTTCTCCGATGAAGACAAGCAGAAGATCATGGAAGCCATGCAGGCGGAAGTAGGCGACCTGCTGTTCTTCGTGGCCGACCAGTGCTCTGTGACTTCAGCGGCTCTGGCTGCTTTGAGAAACCGCCTGGGTAAAGAGCTGGAACTATACGGCGTAGATGACTTCGAGTGCTGCTGGGTCGTCAATTTCCCCTTGCTCTCCTACAACGAAGATGAAAAACGCTGGGACGCCGAGCATCATCCCTTCTGCCAGCCCGTCGAGGAAGATGTGCAGTACTTTGAAAGTGACCCGGCTAAAGTGCGGGCACAATCTTACGACCTGGTAATGAACGGTTATGAATTAGCCAGTGGCAGTGTTCGTGTGCACGATCAGAAAGTGCAGCAGACGATCTTTGATTTACTGGGGATCTCGGCTGAAGAAGCAGAAGAACGGTTCGGCTTCCTGCTGCAGGCGCTGCGGTATGGCGCGCCACCACACGCCGGCGCTGCCCTGGGCCTGGATCGCCTGGTGATGCTGCTCTGCGGAAACGATAATATCCGTGACGTCATCGCGTTCCCCAAAACTCAGAAAGCAGCCGACCTGCTGAGTGGTGCTCCCTCAGAAGTCGATCCACACCAGCTCCGCGATCTACGGATCAAAGTTGACATTCCCAAGTAA
- a CDS encoding DUF6807 domain-containing protein gives MKILLSILCLFVGFSSVADAKDAPVQITKNGTKVNVNIAGKPFATYHTGSDLPKPFFSPVRAADGTIITRSLVDPEDHPHHKGIWVAVDEVNEVDFWAEKGKIKNSKVKVTKAAGNPAVMQVTNQWLGADGKPIVTETTVISIYANRLLTYDITFKAGDKPVVFEDTKEGLFGIRLPNGMREKEEGSVENNTGIKGTKDNWGKPTEWIDYYGPLHGKLYGVTLMDSPQNFKKSRYHVRNYGLFTISPFGDHSYTNKKSPADPKHLKAGETFNLKYGLYIHEGNTQQGKVAAAYQQFLKVTGTKPANKKQTAKPQPKAKKVSAAPKKPAAPAKKVAAAPYEEKSAPVKPIPETEAISNPDCNCCPAPAPVQRRRGLFRLRRNR, from the coding sequence GTGAAAATCTTGTTAAGTATACTCTGCCTGTTTGTTGGCTTCAGCTCCGTTGCCGATGCGAAAGATGCGCCCGTTCAAATCACCAAAAACGGTACGAAAGTGAATGTGAACATCGCTGGAAAACCATTCGCCACTTATCACACGGGCAGCGATCTGCCTAAGCCGTTTTTCTCTCCCGTACGTGCCGCGGATGGCACAATTATCACACGCTCGCTGGTCGATCCTGAAGATCACCCGCACCACAAAGGCATCTGGGTGGCCGTCGATGAAGTCAATGAAGTCGACTTCTGGGCAGAAAAAGGCAAGATCAAAAACAGCAAAGTGAAAGTCACCAAAGCCGCCGGCAATCCCGCCGTCATGCAGGTGACTAATCAGTGGCTGGGCGCAGATGGAAAACCAATCGTCACCGAAACCACAGTGATCTCAATCTACGCCAACCGGCTCTTAACTTATGACATTACCTTCAAAGCGGGTGACAAACCGGTCGTCTTTGAAGACACCAAAGAAGGCTTGTTTGGAATTCGTCTCCCCAACGGTATGCGGGAAAAAGAAGAGGGCAGCGTTGAGAATAACACGGGAATCAAAGGCACCAAAGACAACTGGGGCAAACCAACCGAATGGATCGACTACTACGGTCCACTACACGGCAAACTGTATGGTGTAACCCTGATGGACTCTCCCCAGAACTTCAAAAAATCACGTTACCACGTTCGCAACTACGGCCTGTTTACCATCAGCCCCTTTGGCGATCACTCTTACACGAACAAGAAATCACCGGCTGACCCCAAACACCTGAAAGCAGGGGAAACGTTCAATCTGAAGTACGGTCTGTATATTCATGAAGGCAATACCCAGCAGGGTAAAGTCGCTGCCGCCTATCAGCAGTTTCTGAAAGTGACCGGCACCAAACCAGCGAATAAAAAACAGACAGCCAAACCACAGCCCAAAGCAAAGAAAGTCTCAGCTGCCCCGAAAAAACCAGCGGCTCCTGCTAAGAAGGTCGCTGCGGCTCCCTATGAAGAAAAGAGCGCCCCGGTAAAACCGATCCCCGAGACAGAAGCCATTTCCAATCCGGACTGCAACTGCTGTCCGGCTCCCGCTCCCGTGCAGCGACGTCGTGGACTGTTTCGACTGCGACGCAACCGCTAA
- a CDS encoding ClpP family protease — translation MNTKRRPRTLSPLKSYPGKSSGLRNQGSRDREPAWEIALSGDLGDKESDLVSRIVDLPRGSRGTIFFDSPGGSVYAGLTLASLIRLRKLNVAGVALGECSSAAILPFAACKHRFVTTYTTLLFHPIRWQSEDDVRFEEAAEWARHFKIMESDFDRLQAQLFGCEQSVLDQWTRPGKFVSGQELVDAGLAHLIDPFAEEDQWQMIEAR, via the coding sequence ATGAATACGAAACGACGGCCGCGGACTCTGTCCCCTTTAAAATCATATCCCGGGAAATCGTCTGGTTTGCGAAATCAGGGATCACGGGATCGAGAACCGGCGTGGGAGATCGCTTTATCCGGCGATCTGGGTGATAAAGAGTCCGATCTGGTGTCGCGGATTGTTGATTTACCGCGGGGCAGTCGAGGCACCATTTTCTTCGATTCACCCGGCGGTTCCGTCTATGCTGGTCTGACGCTTGCGAGCCTGATACGTTTACGCAAATTAAATGTGGCCGGCGTGGCATTGGGCGAATGCTCGTCTGCAGCAATTCTGCCTTTTGCGGCTTGTAAACATCGATTTGTGACCACTTATACGACGCTGCTGTTTCACCCGATCCGCTGGCAGAGTGAAGATGATGTTCGCTTTGAAGAAGCAGCCGAATGGGCGCGGCACTTCAAAATCATGGAGTCCGATTTCGACAGGTTGCAGGCACAGCTTTTTGGCTGTGAACAGAGTGTGCTGGATCAATGGACGCGGCCCGGCAAGTTCGTCTCTGGTCAGGAACTGGTTGACGCCGGCCTGGCACACCTGATCGATCCCTTCGCGGAGGAAGATCAGTGGCAGATGATTGAGGCAAGATAG
- a CDS encoding thiazole synthase, giving the protein MATIGSTESSLILGTHHLNSRLIVGTGKYSTYELMQESLEVSGADVITVAVRRERLIDSDGRNILDFIDLDKYTILPNTAGCFSAEDAVRVARMGREILRGLENPGADWVKIEVLGDTKTLLPDPVATLEATKQLVDEGFSVLCYSTDDPITAKRLKEAGATSVMPAGSPIGSGQGILNPNNIRICLEYLKEDDPDYPVIVDAGVGTASDVTIAMELGCDGVLLNTGIAGAQDPVRMARAMKHGIEAGRDAYLAGRIPKKLYATASSPETGVIAPK; this is encoded by the coding sequence ATGGCAACAATTGGCAGTACAGAATCGTCTCTGATTCTGGGAACACATCATCTGAATTCCCGTCTGATCGTAGGTACGGGTAAATACTCAACCTACGAATTGATGCAGGAGAGCCTGGAAGTCAGTGGCGCCGATGTGATTACCGTGGCCGTCCGCCGCGAACGCCTGATCGATTCAGACGGGCGCAATATTCTCGACTTTATCGATCTGGATAAATACACGATTCTCCCCAACACTGCCGGCTGTTTCTCTGCAGAAGATGCCGTCCGTGTCGCACGCATGGGCCGCGAAATTCTAAGAGGACTGGAAAATCCTGGTGCGGACTGGGTCAAGATTGAAGTGCTCGGCGATACCAAAACCCTGCTCCCCGATCCGGTCGCCACACTGGAAGCCACAAAGCAACTGGTCGACGAAGGCTTTTCCGTACTCTGTTATTCAACCGACGATCCCATTACCGCGAAGCGTCTCAAAGAGGCGGGTGCCACATCGGTGATGCCCGCAGGCAGTCCGATTGGCAGTGGCCAGGGAATTCTGAACCCGAACAACATTCGCATCTGTCTGGAATACCTGAAAGAAGACGACCCCGATTATCCGGTGATCGTCGATGCCGGTGTCGGGACTGCCAGCGATGTGACCATCGCCATGGAACTGGGCTGCGATGGCGTGCTGCTCAATACAGGCATCGCCGGTGCTCAGGATCCGGTCCGCATGGCGCGGGCGATGAAACACGGCATCGAAGCAGGGCGCGACGCCTATCTCGCCGGTCGCATCCCGAAGAAACTGTATGCGACTGCTTCCAGTCCGGAAACCGGCGTGATCGCCCCCAAGTGA
- the thiS gene encoding sulfur carrier protein ThiS — protein sequence MKIQVNGETREVPAEFTVADLLVELALQPKYLAVERNLILIPREEHAACALQEGDRLEIVTLVGGG from the coding sequence GTGAAAATTCAGGTGAACGGTGAAACCCGCGAGGTCCCGGCTGAATTCACAGTCGCCGATCTGCTGGTGGAACTGGCACTGCAGCCAAAATATCTGGCCGTAGAACGAAATTTAATTTTAATTCCACGCGAAGAACATGCTGCCTGCGCACTGCAGGAAGGCGATCGTCTGGAAATTGTAACGCTGGTAGGCGGTGGGTGA
- a CDS encoding glycerophosphodiester phosphodiesterase, with amino-acid sequence MIATSSLSAVEIIGHRGASYDAPENTLASVNLAWERNADAVEIDIYLSKDGKIVAFHDKTTKRIGGRDQEVKNQTFDELQTLDVGAWKNAKFKAERIPTLTQILETIPDQKRLFIEIKCGPEVLPQLKQDLAASGKTAAQTAIIGFDYETMQQAKQLMPELEVIWVFKVKQNKITRKWEHKSGYYIQKAKEANLDGLDLGYNGFVNKTFVEQAKAAGLPVYVWTVNKVGDAKKLAEMGVTGITTDRPGLLNSALKQEK; translated from the coding sequence ATGATAGCAACCTCTTCGCTTTCCGCCGTCGAAATCATCGGGCATCGCGGGGCCTCTTATGATGCTCCTGAAAATACGCTCGCTTCCGTCAATCTGGCCTGGGAGCGGAACGCGGATGCCGTCGAGATCGATATTTACCTGTCCAAAGACGGGAAAATTGTCGCCTTTCATGACAAAACCACCAAACGCATCGGCGGTCGGGATCAGGAAGTCAAAAACCAGACTTTTGACGAATTACAGACCCTGGATGTGGGTGCCTGGAAAAATGCGAAATTTAAAGCAGAACGCATCCCCACGTTGACCCAGATTCTGGAAACCATTCCAGATCAGAAACGATTGTTTATTGAAATCAAATGCGGCCCCGAAGTTCTGCCTCAACTGAAACAGGACCTGGCTGCCTCGGGAAAAACGGCTGCCCAGACTGCCATCATTGGCTTCGATTACGAGACAATGCAGCAGGCCAAGCAGCTAATGCCCGAACTGGAAGTCATCTGGGTGTTCAAAGTCAAGCAGAACAAAATTACCCGTAAATGGGAACACAAATCCGGTTACTATATTCAGAAAGCCAAAGAGGCCAACCTGGATGGTCTGGACCTGGGCTATAACGGTTTCGTCAACAAGACATTCGTCGAACAGGCAAAAGCAGCCGGGCTGCCCGTTTATGTCTGGACGGTCAACAAGGTGGGTGATGCAAAAAAACTGGCCGAAATGGGTGTCACGGGCATCACCACAGATCGGCCTGGGCTCTTAAATTCTGCATTAAAACAGGAAAAATAG